A single region of the Musa acuminata AAA Group cultivar baxijiao chromosome BXJ1-11, Cavendish_Baxijiao_AAA, whole genome shotgun sequence genome encodes:
- the LOC135597750 gene encoding acetylornithine aminotransferase, mitochondrial-like, whose translation MNSLQATHLFLVFPARNLPRVFELDKGNRFACRVKSPKVSSCLVSDAQQKVETSLEPASRESKEVMEMERNVFVGTYARAPVVIKSGRGCKLYDVDGKEYLDMTAGIAVNSLGHGDQDWLNAVVEQANTLTHVSNVYYSIPQVTLGKRLVESSFADRVFFTNSGTEANEAAIKFARKFQRFSHPDKKLPATEFIAFTNSFHGRTMGALALTSKEQYRLPFEPVMPGVTFIEYGNSEEAKKAIQPGKIAAVFVEPIQGEGGIYSATKDFLQALRTACDEAGALLVFDEVQCGLGRTGHLWAHEAFGVMPDMMTLAKPLAGGLPIGVVLTTERVAAAISSGDHGSTFAGGPLVCHAALAVLNKIQEPSFLASVTRKGLYLKELLLKKLEGSPHVKEIRGFGLIVGIELDVQASPLVDACRDAGLLVLTAGKGNVVRLVPPLVVSKEELEQAAEVLSACLPSLDGNTSNK comes from the exons ATGAATTCTCTACAAGCAACGCACTTGTTTCTCGTTTTTCCTGCAAGAAATCTCCCTCGAGTCTTTGAGCTGGACAAAGGTAACAGATTCGCATGTCGAGTTAAATCTCCAAAGGTTTCCTCATGCCTGGTGTCGGACGCACAGCAGAAGGTGGAGACTTCTCTGGAACCGGCATCGAGGGAGAGCAAAGAAGTGATGGAGATGGAAAGGAATGTGTTTGTGGGAACGTATGCCCGAGCTCCGGTGGTGATCAAGAGTGGCAGGGGATGCAAGCTCTACGATGTGGATGGGAAGGAGTATCTGGACATGACGGCCGGGATTGCGGTGAACTCTCTTGGGCATGGTGATCAGGATTGGCTGAATGCGGTGGTCGAGCAGGCCAACACTCTTACTCATGTCAGCAATGTCTACTACTCAATTCCTCAG GTGACTCTTGGAAAGCGCCTCGTGGAGAGTTCTTTTGCGGACCGTGTTTTCTTTACAAACTCTGGAACAGAAGCAAATGAAGCAGCCATAAAATTTGCAAGGAAATTTCAAAGATTTTCACACCCTGATAAGAAACTTCCTGCTACAGAGTTTATTGCTTTCACTAATAGCTTCCATGGAAGGACAATGGGTGCTCTTGCCCTAACAAGTAAAGAACAGTACAGGTTACCCTTTGAACCTGTCATGCCtggggtcacattcatagaatatGGAAATAGTGAAGAAGCCAAGAAAGCGATACAACCTGGCAAAATAGCCGCAGTTTTTGTTGAACCCATTCAGGGTGAAGGTGGAATTTATAGTGCCACGAAGGACTTTCTACAGGCTCTACGCACAGCCTGTGATGAGGCTGGTGCTCTCTTGGTATTTGATGAG GTGCAATGTGGATTGGGCCGAACAGGTCATCTATGGGCCCATGAGGCTTTTGGTGTGATGCCTGATATGATGACCCTTGCCAAACCCCTTGCTGGTGGTCTACCAATCGGTGTCGTCCTCACCACCGAAAGGGTTGCTGCTGCCATAAGCTCTGGAGATCATGGGAGCACTTTTGCTGGTGGACCACTTGTTTGTCATGCTGCCCTTGCAGTTCTGAATAAAATCCAGGAGCCCAGTTTCTTGGCCAGTGTAACTAGGAAAGGACTCTATTTGAAGGAACTACTACTAAAGAAACTGGAAGGGAGCCCACATGTGAAAGAAATACGTGGTTTTGGGCTTATCGTGGGAATCGAGCTGGACGTCCAAGCTTCTCCTCTTGTTGATGCTTGCAGAGACGCTGGCCTTTTGGTGCTGACGGCTGGAAAAGGGAATGTAGTCAGGCTGGTGCCTCCATTGGTTGTATCCAAGGAGGAGCTGGAACAAGCTGCCGAAGTTCTAAGTGCATGCTTGCCTTCTCTCGACGGTAATACTTCTAACAAATAG
- the LOC103972337 gene encoding probable glutathione S-transferase DHAR1, cytosolic isoform X2 has product MAAVAAEVCVKAAVGAPDALGDCPFSQRVLLTLEEKKIPYDTKFIDVSNRPDWFLAISPEGKVPVYKLDDGKWAPDSDVITQILEEKFPNPSPVAPQEYSSVGSKIFSSFIKFLKSKDANDGLEQALVDELHGLDEHLKQHGPYVNGENISAVDLSLAPKLFHLIIVLDHFKGWKVPENLTYVHAYVKLLFNQESFEKTKLAKDEYVTAGWAPKVNA; this is encoded by the exons ATGGCCGCCGTCGCCGCCGAGGTCTGCGTCAAGGCTGCCGTCGGCGCTCCCGACGCCCTCGGCGACT GTCCCTTTAGTCAGAGAGTTCTTCTGACGCTGGAGGAGAAGAAGATTCCCTACGATACGAAGTTTATCGACGTCAGCAACAGGCCGGATTG GTTCTTGGCAATCAGCCCCGAGGGTAAGGTCCCAGTGTATAAGCTGGACGATGGTAAATGGGCTCCCGACTCGGATGTGATCACCCAAATTTTGGAGGAGAAATTTCCGAACCCATCGCCTGTCGCTCCGCAGGAGTACTCATCAGT GGgatcaaaaatattttcttctttcataAAGTTCTTGAAAAGCAAGGATGCCAATGATGGGTTGGAACAAGCTCTGGTTGACGAGCTACATGGATTGGATGAGCATCTGAAACAGCAT GGCCCATATGTCAATGGCGAGAACATATCTGCTGTGGACTTGAGCTTGGCACCTAAGTTGTTCCATCTCATAATTGTGCTTGATCATTTTAAAGGATGGAAGGTTCCAGAGAATCTTACCTATGTTCATGCTTACGTTAAG CTGCTCTTCAACCAGGAGTCGTTTGAGAAGACGAAGCTTGCAAAGGATGAGTACGTGACTGCTGGATGGGCACCAAAAGTTAATGCTTGA
- the LOC103972337 gene encoding probable glutathione S-transferase DHAR1, cytosolic isoform X1, whose amino-acid sequence MAAVAAEVCVKAAVGAPDALGDCPFSQRVLLTLEEKKIPYDTKFIDVSNRPDWFLAISPEGKVPVYKLDDGKWAPDSDVITQILEEKFPNPSPVAPQEYSSVGSKIFSSFIKFLKSKDANDGLEQALVDELHGLDEHLKQHGPYVNGENISAVDLSLAPKLFHLIIVLDHFKGWKVPENLTYVHAYVKESFEKTKLAKDEYVTAGWAPKVNA is encoded by the exons ATGGCCGCCGTCGCCGCCGAGGTCTGCGTCAAGGCTGCCGTCGGCGCTCCCGACGCCCTCGGCGACT GTCCCTTTAGTCAGAGAGTTCTTCTGACGCTGGAGGAGAAGAAGATTCCCTACGATACGAAGTTTATCGACGTCAGCAACAGGCCGGATTG GTTCTTGGCAATCAGCCCCGAGGGTAAGGTCCCAGTGTATAAGCTGGACGATGGTAAATGGGCTCCCGACTCGGATGTGATCACCCAAATTTTGGAGGAGAAATTTCCGAACCCATCGCCTGTCGCTCCGCAGGAGTACTCATCAGT GGgatcaaaaatattttcttctttcataAAGTTCTTGAAAAGCAAGGATGCCAATGATGGGTTGGAACAAGCTCTGGTTGACGAGCTACATGGATTGGATGAGCATCTGAAACAGCAT GGCCCATATGTCAATGGCGAGAACATATCTGCTGTGGACTTGAGCTTGGCACCTAAGTTGTTCCATCTCATAATTGTGCTTGATCATTTTAAAGGATGGAAGGTTCCAGAGAATCTTACCTATGTTCATGCTTACGTTAAG GAGTCGTTTGAGAAGACGAAGCTTGCAAAGGATGAGTACGTGACTGCTGGATGGGCACCAAAAGTTAATGCTTGA
- the LOC103972340 gene encoding omega-3 fatty acid desaturase, chloroplastic, translated as MASWVLFQGCGVRLLPAALPRPRSGIPPATSLKRLRRTRLPSSTSCLCCSVGLAGRRDWALSMSAPLQVAPLEEGSAMGSGVKEEAFDPGTPPPFGLAEIREAIPRHCWVKDPWRSMSYVVRDVVVVFGLAVAAAYLNNWIMWPLYWIAQGTMFWALFVLGHDCGHGSFSNDRKLNSAVGHLLHSSILVPYHGWRISHRTHHQNHGHVENDESWHPLSEKLYRSLNAVTRKLRFTLPFPMFAYPLYLWRRSPGKSGSHFHPSSDLFVSNEKKDVITSTVCCATMVVILAGLTYLMGPIQMLKLYGIPYWIFVMWLDLVTYLHHHGHEEKLPWFRGKEWSYLRGGLTTLDRDYGWLNNIHHDIGTHVIHHLFPQIPHYHLVEATEVAKPILGKYYREPVKSGPLPFHLFGVLMRSLGCDHFVSDIGDVVYYQTDPRLNGASEAKWHRH; from the exons ATGGCGAGTTGGGTTCTTTTCCAGGGCTGTGGCGTCAGGCTTCTCCCCGCCGCCTTGCCTCGCCCCAGATCCGGCATCCCGCCTGCCACTAGCCTCAAGCGTCTGCGGAGGACCCGTCTTCCCTCTTCCACCTCTTGTCTCTGTTGCTCTGTCGGTCTCGCCGGCCGCAGGGACTGGGCGCTCAGCATGAGCGCGCCGTTGCAGGTGGCGCCCTTGGAGGAGGGTTCCGCGATGGGGAGTGGCGTGAAGGAGGAAGCGTTCGACCCTGGAACGCCACCGCCGTTCGGGTTGGCGGAGATCCGAGAGGCCATACCCAGGCATTGCTGGGTCAAGGACCCGTGGCGATCGATGAGCTACGTGGTGCGCGACGTGGTGGTCGTCTTTGGGCTCGCGGTGGCGGCAGCATATCTCAATAACTGGATAATGTGGCCGCTCTATTGGATAGCTCAGGGGACGATGTTCTGGGCCCTCTTCGTTCTCGGGCATGATTG TGGCCATGGGAGCTTTTCGAACGACCGAAAGCTTAACAGCGCGGTTGGGCATTTGCTCCATTCCTCCATTCTCGTGCCATACCATGGATG GAGAATTAGCCACAGGACGCATCACCAGAACCATGGGCATGTTGAGAACGACGAGTCATGGCATCCG TTGTCTGAGAAGTTATATAGGAGTTTGAATGCTGTAACGCGAAAGCTTCGCTTCACATTGCCATTCCCTATGTTTGCTTACCCCTTATACCTG TGGAGAAGGAGTCCAGGGAAATCTGGCTCACATTTTCATCCTAGTAGTGATTTATTTGTCTCTAATGAGAAGAAGGATGTGATTACATCAACGGTCTGCTGCGCAACGATGGTGGTGATACTTGCAGGGTTAACCTATTTGATGGGTCCTATTCAGATGCTTAAGCTTTATGGGATTCCATATTGG ATTTTCGTCATGTGGCTGGATCTGGTGACATACTTGCATCATCATGGACATGAGGAGAAACTTCCTTGGTTCCGTGGAAAG GAATGGAGTTATCTTCGAGGAGGATTGACGACACTAGATCGAGATTATGGATGGCTTAACAATATCCACCATGATATTGGGACTCATGTGATACATCACCTCTTCCCGCAGATACCACATTACCATTTAGTGGAGGCG ACTGAGGTGGCAAAACCAATTCTCGGAAAATACTACAGGGAACCAGTaaaatctggacctttgccatttCACCTATTTGGAGTCCTAATGAGAAGCTTGGGATGTGATCATTTTGTTAGTGACATTGGAGACGTCGTCTACTATCAGACTGATCCTCGATTGAATGGTGCTTCAGAAGCAAAGTGGCACAGACACTGA
- the LOC103972338 gene encoding zinc finger CCCH domain-containing protein 33-like, translating into MCSGHRKLSPPSASGEAKQPSSETAALLLEIAASDDLAAFKRAVEDEGHPFDVAAHWYGRSPSRGMGYQQRTPLMIAALYGSTGVMGYLLSARPAEAARRAASDGVTALHCAAAGGSPASLEAVKLLIGADADVVDALDASGNRPGDVVARQSLSTVAKSLGVILKAPPFPGLSSPGKEEQPKQGEKKEYPPDSTLPDINTGIYGTDEFRMYTFKIKPCSRAYSHDWTECPFVHPGENARRRDPRKFSYSCVPCLEFRKGSCRNGDACEYAHGVFESWLHPAQYRTRLCKDETCCNRRVCFFAHKPEELRTVNPSAASVAGTLLSSPRSSSPALSSLDMAMALTLMQQPGSPMSPTASSGLGAAAAWMNQAGGLMTPPALQLPSSRLKASLSARELDFDLELLGLEGYQQKFVDGITRTASPRANRGANTLVAAAAAARAPEYTDLLGSVDPSLLTQLQGLSMRKTGGAQFQSSSGIQMHQPQLLSGYGGSQCSSPPVNSTSSFGLDHSMAKAIMNSRASAFAMRSQSFCDRGATAGRQSMLSAMTTAAAAAATPSLLSDWSSPDGKLEWGIQGEELNKLRKSTSFALRSNHATFGRVVASGPNEPDVSWVQSLVKDGLDASEHHNADMFSPWAEEKIMA; encoded by the coding sequence ATGTGTAGCGGCCACCGGAAGCTCTCCCCGCCTTCGGCCAGCGGAGAGGCGAAGCAGCCCTCGTCAGAGACGGCGGCGTTGCTCCTCGAGATCGCCGCCTCCGACGACCTCGCCGCCTTCAAGCGGGCGGTGGAGGACGAGGGCCACCCGTTCGATGTTGCCGCCCACTGGTACGGCCGATCCCCTAGCCGGGGCATGGGCTACCAGCAACGCACGCCGCTTATGATCGCGGCGCTCTACGGAAGCACCGGCGTGATGGGCTACCTCCTCTCCGCCCGGCCCGCCGAGGCCGCCCGCCGCGCCGCCTCCGATGGCGTCACCGCGCTCCATTGTGCCGCCGCTGGTGGCTCCCCCGCCTCTCTTGAGGCCGTGAAGCTCTTGATCGGTGCCGATGCGGACGTCGTTGACGCCCTCGACGCGAGTGGCAACCGCCCCGGGGACGTCGTCGCGCGGCAATCATTGAGCACCGTCGCCAAATCCCTCGGAGTGATCCTGAAAGCTCCTCCTTTCCCCGGGCTTTCATCACCGGGCAAAGAAGAGCAACCGAAACAAGGGGAGAAGAAGGAATATCCACCGGATTCGACGCTTCCGGACATCAACACCGGGATCTACGGCACCGACGAGTTCCGCATGTATACCTTCAAGATCAAGCCGTGCTCTCGCGCCTACTCCCATGATTGGACGGAGTGCCCCTTCGTCCACCCCGGCGAGAACGCCCGGCGCCGAGACCCAAGGAAGTTCTCCTACAGCTGCGTGCCGTGCCTCGAGTTCCGGAAAGGTTCTTGCCGGAATGGCGACGCCTGCGAATACGCCCATGGCGTGTTCGAGAGTTGGCTCCACCCGGCGCAGTACCGGACTCGGCTCTGCAAGGATGAGACATGCTGCAACCGCCGGGTCTGCTTCTTTGCCCACAAGCCGGAGGAGCTGCGGACGGTGAACCCCTCTGCGGCATCAGTTGCGGGAACGTTGTTGTCCTCTCCAAGATCGTCGTCGCCGGCTCTTTCCTCTTTGGACATGGCGATGGCCTTGACGCTGATGCAGCAGCCAGGCTCGCCGATGTCCCCTACGGCTTCGTCGGGTTTAGGGGCTGCGGCGGCGTGGATGAATCAAGCGGGCGGCTTGATGACACCTCCGGCCTTGCAGCTGCCGAGCAGCAGACTCAAGGCGTCACTGAGTGCCAGAGAGTTGGATTTCGACCTCGAGCTGCTCGGACTGGAAGGCTATCAGCAGAAATTTGTGGATGGAATCACAAGAACAGCCTCGCCGCGGGCCAACCGGGGAGCAAACACCTTGGTTGCCGCCGCGGCGGCCGCTCGAGCTCCAGAATACACTGACTTGTTGGGGTCTGTGGATCCATCACTGCTGACCCAATTACAGGGGCTCTCTATGAGGAAGACGGGGGGAGCTCAGTTCCAATCCTCCTCTGGAATCCAGATGCACCAGCCTCAATTGCTGTCTGGATACGGAGGCAGCCAGTGTTCCTCCCCTCCTGTGAACTCGACATCCTCGTTCGGGCTCGACCACTCGATGGCGAAGGCCATCATGAATTCCAGGGCTTCCGCGTTCGCTATGCGCAGTCAAAGCTTCTGCGATCGTGGGGCGACCGCAGGCCGCCAATCCATGCTCTCGGCCATGACAACCGCCGCTGCCGCGGCCGCTACGCCATCGCTGCTGTCCGACTGGAGCTCACCAGACGGCAAATTGGAATGGGGCATTCAGGGAGAGGAGCTGAACAAGCTGAGGAAATCCACATCCTTCGCCCTCCGCAGCAACCATGCCACCTTTGGACGGGTAGTAGCTTCGGGGCCGAACGAGCCGGATGTGTCCTGGGTCCAGTCTCTGGTGAAGGATGGGCTTGACGCGAGCGAGCATCATAACGCGGACATGTTCTCTCCATGGGCGGAGGAGAAGATAATGGCGTAG